In Phreatobacter stygius, a genomic segment contains:
- a CDS encoding alpha/beta hydrolase yields the protein MIAIPVALIICVVAAFAGVLSLSQPVTPPPLAVMSQSDQKLAHPVGTLPPYGFFTARDGTRLAYRLYEGRPGGGVAIAVHGSTGLATAVHAVGRALSAEGMNVYAIDVRGHGESGALGDIGYRGQLEDDLVDLLAVAQQRFPRERRLLLGHSLGGSFILRVAGEPIADRFDAYLALSPFISVRSDTNRPNTGGWADPAIPRIIALSLLNRLGISGLDGLPTIAYAVPADAQGKRARVYSHRLLANMSLPRDWPEALGRIVRPTIVLVGAEDQLFVATAYAAEISAANPRIGVEVLAGVDHMGMVIDQAATDVIVRTAVRLLRTR from the coding sequence GTGATCGCCATTCCCGTCGCTCTCATCATTTGCGTCGTTGCAGCTTTCGCCGGAGTGCTCTCGCTGTCGCAGCCGGTGACGCCGCCGCCGCTCGCCGTCATGTCGCAGTCGGACCAGAAGCTGGCGCATCCGGTCGGGACCCTCCCGCCTTATGGGTTTTTCACGGCGCGCGACGGCACCCGGCTCGCCTATCGCCTCTATGAGGGCAGGCCGGGCGGTGGCGTCGCGATCGCGGTGCACGGATCGACCGGGCTTGCCACCGCCGTGCACGCGGTCGGGCGCGCCCTCTCGGCCGAGGGGATGAATGTCTACGCCATCGACGTCCGGGGCCACGGGGAAAGCGGGGCGCTCGGCGATATCGGTTATCGCGGCCAGTTGGAGGACGACCTTGTCGATCTTCTGGCCGTGGCCCAGCAGCGCTTCCCTAGGGAACGGCGGCTCCTGCTCGGCCATTCGCTTGGCGGCAGTTTCATCCTGCGCGTCGCCGGCGAGCCGATTGCCGACCGCTTCGATGCCTATCTCGCCCTGTCGCCGTTCATCTCGGTCCGGTCCGACACCAATCGTCCGAACACCGGCGGCTGGGCCGATCCCGCTATCCCCCGCATCATCGCGCTGTCGCTGCTGAACCGCTTGGGGATCTCAGGGCTCGACGGGCTTCCGACGATTGCCTATGCCGTGCCGGCAGACGCGCAAGGCAAACGGGCGCGTGTCTATTCCCATCGCCTGCTGGCCAATATGAGCTTGCCGCGCGACTGGCCGGAGGCGCTCGGCCGCATTGTCAGGCCGACCATCGTCCTGGTCGGCGCAGAGGACCAATTGTTCGTCGCAACGGCCTATGCCGCCGAGATCAGCGCGGCCAACCCGCGCATCGGCGTCGAAGTGCTCGCCGGCGTCGATCACATGGGCATGGTGATCGACCAGGCCGCGACCGACGTCATCGTCCGCACGGCCGTCCGGCTGCTGCGGACGCGATAG
- a CDS encoding LytTR family DNA-binding domain-containing protein produces MALRSDCLATSAGLVSAVFANDMVSSPMTSLDAADLRRRLSAKWLAFVGLSIAAGLVLGLLGPFGSYVSIDLRVRLLQFAGNAVLIGAMVVGTAMLARRFLFSGRLPFWAMVVIAIAMAPPGALVVQMQMHLWSPHVLRHVTFGGLMGQTLVINLLLSGLGWFVERRWQANGPAGPQSLPAPVPAEDTPPPADAATDDVVMAKLPLALRHAKLIALSAEDHYLRVHTDRGHALILMGLSQAVEALGPARGLRIHRSHWVARDALAGHRRSAGRAALTLDCGLVLPVSRSGRRLLAEAG; encoded by the coding sequence ATGGCTTTGAGGTCCGATTGCCTAGCCACGAGCGCCGGCCTAGTCTCGGCCGTCTTCGCCAACGACATGGTTTCTTCGCCAATGACCAGTCTCGACGCGGCCGATCTGCGCCGACGGCTTTCGGCAAAGTGGCTCGCCTTCGTCGGGCTATCCATCGCGGCCGGTCTGGTGCTCGGCCTGCTCGGGCCGTTCGGCTCCTATGTCAGCATCGACCTCCGGGTTCGGCTGCTGCAATTCGCCGGCAATGCCGTGTTGATCGGCGCCATGGTGGTCGGCACCGCGATGCTGGCCAGGCGCTTCCTGTTCTCCGGCCGCCTGCCGTTCTGGGCGATGGTCGTCATCGCGATCGCCATGGCCCCGCCGGGCGCGCTGGTGGTCCAAATGCAGATGCACCTGTGGTCGCCGCACGTGCTTCGCCACGTCACGTTCGGCGGGCTGATGGGGCAGACGCTGGTCATCAACCTTCTGCTCAGCGGGCTCGGCTGGTTTGTCGAGCGGCGCTGGCAGGCGAACGGGCCTGCCGGGCCGCAGTCCTTGCCGGCGCCGGTACCGGCCGAGGACACGCCGCCGCCAGCCGATGCGGCGACGGACGATGTCGTCATGGCCAAGCTGCCCTTGGCCTTGCGCCATGCAAAACTCATCGCGCTGAGCGCCGAGGATCATTATTTGCGGGTCCACACCGATCGTGGCCATGCCCTGATCCTGATGGGTCTGTCGCAGGCGGTCGAAGCGCTCGGCCCTGCCAGGGGCCTGCGCATCCACCGATCGCACTGGGTCGCGCGTGACGCCCTTGCCGGGCACAGACGGAGCGCCGGCCGCGCGGCCTTGACCCTGGATTGCGGCCTGGTCCTGCCGGTGAGCCGCAGCGGCCGCCGGCTGCTCGCCGAGGCGGGCTGA
- a CDS encoding alpha/beta hydrolase, whose product MASLIMVVSTCVPVRASELVPQFGSSATLDRPTGRPRGSIILMPGGDGRLGIQSDGNITALRGNQLVRTRHVYAARGFATLTLDAAASPAQAVEYMRTIARPVVVVATSRGATRAPAALSARPDGIVLTSAMLDTFQAYAGSPGALPRTLVLHHRQDGCRVTQPALVAPFAAWAGGRARVVWLTGGVDRGDPCQAGGHHGLAGLDGQVVSLIVAFANSLRGAR is encoded by the coding sequence GTGGCGAGCTTGATCATGGTGGTGTCGACATGCGTGCCTGTTCGGGCTTCCGAGCTTGTTCCGCAGTTCGGAAGCTCGGCCACGCTCGACAGGCCGACAGGCCGTCCGCGCGGCAGCATCATCCTGATGCCGGGCGGTGACGGCCGGCTGGGTATCCAGAGCGACGGAAACATCACCGCGCTGCGCGGCAATCAACTGGTCCGCACGCGGCACGTCTATGCGGCCAGAGGCTTTGCCACGCTGACGCTGGATGCCGCTGCCAGCCCTGCCCAGGCGGTCGAATATATGCGGACCATCGCTCGCCCGGTTGTCGTGGTGGCGACGAGCCGGGGCGCCACCCGCGCGCCGGCCGCGCTGTCCGCCCGCCCAGACGGCATCGTCCTGACGTCGGCCATGCTCGACACCTTCCAGGCCTATGCCGGCTCGCCCGGGGCATTGCCGCGAACCTTGGTCCTTCATCACCGTCAGGATGGCTGCCGCGTGACGCAGCCCGCGCTGGTGGCGCCATTCGCGGCCTGGGCCGGCGGGCGGGCCCGCGTCGTTTGGCTCACCGGAGGTGTCGATCGGGGCGATCCCTGCCAGGCCGGCGGCCACCATGGTCTCGCCGGCCTTGACGGACAGGTGGTCTCGCTGATCGTCGCCTTCGCGAATTCCTTGAGGGGCGCGCGGTAG
- a CDS encoding carboxylate-amine ligase translates to MSDTCRFGIEEEFFVVDAETKAVMRRMPQAFFDSAKQRLGDRLKGELLQSQVELTSSIHSSFDTARNELKAMRGALGQVAAEHGLAILASGTHPTALWATQRANDTPRSDSVMHDLQMLGQRNIVCGLHVHVEFDDLSRRVDVMGRIMPYVPLLVALSTSSPFWQTRATGLMGYRLAAYDELPRTGLPELFRSEADYDNYISLLVETRVIEDSSYVWWAVRPSRKYPTLELRAPDCCTRVEDTLAIAALYRTLVRHLIRHPEINANLSPVSRALMQENKWRAQRYGVHGSFVDETRRITLSVRDVVAETIDQVMEEAEALNCAAEVAHCLDIATRGTSADGQLAVWKSALSLAETPHDALRAVKTWIAQETLQ, encoded by the coding sequence ATGTCGGACACCTGCCGTTTTGGTATCGAGGAAGAATTTTTTGTTGTGGACGCCGAGACCAAGGCTGTCATGCGGCGCATGCCGCAGGCCTTCTTCGATTCCGCGAAGCAGCGGCTCGGCGACCGCCTGAAAGGCGAATTGCTGCAGTCGCAAGTGGAGCTGACGAGCTCGATTCATTCATCCTTCGACACGGCGCGCAACGAGCTGAAGGCGATGCGCGGCGCCCTGGGCCAGGTCGCCGCCGAACATGGCCTGGCGATCCTCGCCTCGGGGACGCACCCGACCGCCTTGTGGGCCACCCAAAGAGCCAACGACACACCGCGCTCGGACAGCGTCATGCACGACCTGCAGATGCTCGGCCAACGCAACATCGTCTGCGGCCTGCATGTCCATGTCGAATTCGACGATCTGTCGCGCCGGGTGGACGTGATGGGCCGGATCATGCCCTACGTGCCGCTGCTGGTGGCGCTGTCGACGTCATCGCCATTCTGGCAGACCCGCGCGACCGGCCTGATGGGTTATCGCCTGGCGGCTTACGACGAGTTGCCGCGCACCGGCCTGCCGGAACTGTTCCGCAGCGAGGCCGACTACGACAATTATATTTCGCTGCTGGTCGAGACCCGGGTGATCGAGGATTCGAGCTATGTCTGGTGGGCGGTGCGTCCGTCGCGCAAATACCCGACCCTCGAATTGCGGGCGCCGGACTGTTGCACGCGGGTCGAGGACACGCTGGCGATCGCCGCGCTCTACCGGACCCTGGTCCGGCATCTGATCCGCCATCCGGAGATCAATGCCAACCTGTCGCCGGTCTCGCGCGCGCTGATGCAGGAAAACAAGTGGCGCGCCCAGCGCTATGGCGTCCATGGCAGCTTCGTCGACGAAACACGCCGTATCACCCTCTCGGTGCGCGACGTGGTGGCCGAGACCATCGACCAGGTCATGGAGGAGGCCGAGGCACTGAATTGCGCGGCCGAGGTGGCCCATTGCCTCGACATCGCGACCCGCGGCACCAGCGCCGACGGCCAGCTCGCGGTATGGAAATCAGCGCTCAGCCTGGCCGAGACGCCGCATGACGCGCTGCGCGCGGTGAAGACCTGGATCGCCCAGGAAACCCTGCAATAG
- a CDS encoding 16S rRNA (uracil(1498)-N(3))-methyltransferase, with protein sequence MALYDFGATRLFVQGPLGPGTVIACDRDKTNYLVNVMRLADGAVLHVFDGVNGEWRARLRRAAKKAVELLVEDQVRPQTDASDLWLIFAPLKQARLDYMVQKAVEMGASRLVPVTTRYTQVGRLNLERVSANAIEAAEQCGVLSVTPCDDMKPLPTVLAALPADRLLVFCDEDAAIANPAEALQPFASAPQPLAVLIGPEGGFAPEERAMISKRPRTIALSLGPRILRADTAAVAALAVVQAVLGDWR encoded by the coding sequence ATGGCGCTCTACGACTTCGGCGCGACGCGGCTGTTCGTGCAAGGGCCGCTCGGTCCCGGCACGGTGATCGCCTGCGACCGCGACAAGACCAATTATCTCGTCAATGTGATGAGGCTGGCCGACGGCGCGGTCCTGCATGTCTTCGACGGAGTGAACGGCGAATGGCGCGCCAGGCTCAGGCGCGCTGCCAAGAAAGCGGTCGAACTGCTGGTCGAGGACCAGGTCCGGCCACAGACCGATGCGAGCGACCTCTGGCTGATCTTCGCGCCGCTGAAACAGGCACGCCTCGACTACATGGTTCAAAAGGCGGTGGAAATGGGCGCGTCGCGGCTGGTGCCGGTGACCACCCGCTACACCCAGGTCGGCAGGCTGAACCTTGAACGGGTCAGCGCCAATGCCATCGAGGCCGCGGAACAATGTGGCGTCTTGTCGGTTACCCCGTGCGACGACATGAAGCCTCTGCCAACGGTGCTCGCCGCGCTGCCGGCGGATCGGCTGCTTGTCTTCTGCGACGAGGATGCGGCGATCGCCAATCCGGCCGAGGCACTGCAGCCCTTCGCATCCGCGCCGCAGCCGCTGGCTGTCCTGATCGGGCCGGAAGGCGGTTTCGCACCCGAGGAGCGGGCCATGATCAGCAAAAGGCCGCGAACGATCGCCTTGTCGCTCGGGCCGCGGATCCTTCGGGCCGACACCGCCGCGGTGGCGGCGCTGGCGGTCGTCCAGGCGGTTCTGGGCGATTGGAGATAG
- the ubiA gene encoding 4-hydroxybenzoate octaprenyltransferase, which yields MTMTEGRVADAVRGSWVDTLAPASWRPYLRLARADRPIGSWLLLLPCWWSAAFAAIAAGQALPNLWHMALFAIGAVAMRGAGCTYNDLVDRDIDAMVERTRSRPLPSGQVTGRQAKLFLMAQVVVGALVLLALAKPFAWALGIASIAIIAIYPFMKRITSWPQSVLGLAFSWGALMGWAAAFDRLDAAPILLYAGSILWVIGYDTIYAHQDREDDAIVGVRSTALLFGERTPLFLSLFYSGAVFLFAVALWTLGGSVLAYCGLAAFALHLAWQVARIDIADPALCLRLFKSNRDAGLIFLAGLMAEAALRAAG from the coding sequence ATGACGATGACCGAGGGCCGGGTTGCCGATGCCGTCCGCGGCTCGTGGGTGGACACGCTCGCTCCGGCATCCTGGCGTCCCTATCTCAGGCTTGCCCGCGCCGACCGGCCGATCGGCTCCTGGCTCCTGCTGCTGCCATGCTGGTGGTCGGCGGCTTTTGCCGCGATCGCCGCTGGCCAGGCGCTGCCCAATCTCTGGCACATGGCGCTGTTCGCCATTGGCGCGGTCGCCATGCGCGGTGCCGGCTGCACCTATAACGATCTGGTCGATCGCGACATCGATGCCATGGTCGAGCGGACGCGCTCGCGGCCCTTGCCCTCCGGCCAGGTGACTGGGCGCCAGGCGAAGCTGTTCCTGATGGCCCAGGTGGTGGTCGGCGCGCTGGTGCTGCTGGCGCTCGCCAAGCCTTTCGCCTGGGCGCTGGGCATCGCCTCGATCGCCATCATCGCCATCTATCCCTTCATGAAGCGCATCACCTCCTGGCCGCAATCGGTGCTCGGGCTGGCCTTCTCGTGGGGCGCGCTGATGGGCTGGGCGGCGGCCTTCGACAGGCTCGATGCGGCGCCGATCCTGCTTTATGCCGGATCGATCCTCTGGGTCATCGGCTACGACACCATCTACGCCCATCAGGACCGGGAAGACGACGCCATTGTCGGCGTCAGGTCGACCGCGCTCCTGTTCGGCGAGCGCACGCCGCTGTTCCTGTCGCTGTTCTATTCCGGCGCGGTCTTCCTGTTCGCGGTGGCGCTCTGGACGCTGGGCGGCTCGGTCCTCGCCTATTGCGGGCTCGCCGCCTTCGCGCTTCACCTGGCCTGGCAGGTCGCCCGCATCGACATTGCCGATCCGGCTCTTTGCCTGCGGCTGTTCAAGTCGAACCGCGATGCCGGATTGATCTTCCTGGCCGGCCTGATGGCCGAAGCGGCGCTGCGCGCCGCCGGCTGA
- a CDS encoding methyl-accepting chemotaxis protein, with amino-acid sequence MVSRLPVLKIGAKAVAFVTAILLFTACLIVLAGWQLIETRNAERAVADAQTNTRTLAVLFGAAHADARFTIAGERVSEVRIPAMPTFADHAIVDRTVQAVGGVATIFVTDEKGAFIRRTTNLKKENGDRAVGTSLAADHPAQAALRQARAYYGPAVLFGRSFYTAYQPVIGANGSVIGILFIGIATEELHAAALKTLTAMIVSLALVVLVLGLLSAVIVRRAVRPLVAATAALERVAGGDLDSTIPATTRADEIGDLTRALTILRDGARAAREAEALRLAEAQARDARAGRLEAAIMTFEKTMAERIGEAEKAVGDLGSSAGELNAASRAMAAQVGAASGATDEATANMSAVASAAEQLTASIAEIGSQVAASSEVTGRAVKQAGDTSSRVAELDSAARKIGEVVGLITQVAEQTNLLALNATIEAARAGEAGKGFAVVASEVKQLAGQTARATEEISAQVGRMQAATSGTVSAIGTITETIGAMDQITTTIAAAVEEQQLSTREISRAIAEANGHADTARSSIIDVDRAATGTGRSAGQVDEATQRLAGSSASIDGALKAFVAEVRAA; translated from the coding sequence ATGGTCTCCCGCCTTCCAGTCCTGAAAATCGGCGCCAAAGCGGTCGCCTTCGTCACCGCGATCCTGCTCTTCACCGCCTGCCTCATCGTGCTCGCCGGCTGGCAATTGATCGAGACGCGCAATGCGGAACGCGCGGTCGCAGACGCCCAGACCAATACCCGGACGCTCGCCGTGCTGTTCGGGGCAGCCCATGCGGACGCCCGCTTCACGATCGCCGGCGAGCGGGTGTCGGAGGTGCGCATCCCCGCCATGCCGACCTTCGCGGATCATGCGATCGTCGACCGGACAGTGCAGGCGGTCGGCGGCGTTGCGACCATTTTCGTGACCGACGAGAAGGGCGCCTTCATCCGGCGCACCACCAACCTGAAAAAGGAGAACGGCGATCGCGCGGTCGGCACGTCGCTCGCCGCCGACCACCCGGCGCAGGCCGCGCTGCGTCAGGCCAGGGCCTATTATGGTCCAGCCGTGCTGTTCGGCCGGTCGTTCTACACCGCCTATCAGCCGGTCATCGGCGCAAATGGCAGCGTGATCGGCATCCTGTTCATCGGCATTGCCACCGAAGAGCTGCACGCCGCGGCGCTCAAGACCTTGACCGCGATGATCGTGTCGCTGGCCCTGGTGGTGCTGGTCCTGGGCCTGCTCTCGGCAGTCATCGTCCGTCGCGCGGTCAGGCCGCTGGTCGCGGCCACCGCGGCACTCGAACGGGTCGCCGGCGGCGATCTGGACAGCACCATCCCGGCGACGACCCGGGCCGACGAGATCGGCGATCTGACGCGCGCACTGACAATCCTGCGCGATGGAGCAAGAGCGGCGCGGGAGGCCGAAGCCCTCCGCCTTGCCGAGGCCCAGGCGCGTGACGCCCGCGCCGGCCGGCTCGAAGCCGCGATCATGACCTTCGAGAAGACCATGGCGGAACGGATCGGCGAAGCGGAAAAGGCGGTCGGCGATCTCGGCTCGAGCGCCGGCGAGCTGAACGCCGCCTCCCGCGCCATGGCGGCGCAGGTCGGCGCAGCTTCCGGCGCGACCGATGAGGCCACCGCCAACATGAGCGCGGTTGCCAGTGCCGCCGAACAGCTGACCGCGTCGATCGCCGAGATCGGCAGCCAGGTTGCCGCCTCCTCGGAGGTGACCGGACGGGCGGTCAAGCAGGCCGGCGACACATCCAGCCGGGTTGCGGAACTCGACAGCGCCGCGCGCAAGATCGGCGAAGTGGTCGGCCTGATCACCCAGGTCGCCGAGCAGACCAACCTGCTCGCGCTCAACGCCACCATCGAGGCCGCCCGCGCCGGTGAAGCCGGCAAGGGCTTTGCGGTGGTCGCCTCGGAAGTGAAGCAGCTGGCCGGACAGACGGCCAGGGCGACCGAGGAAATCTCGGCGCAGGTGGGACGGATGCAGGCGGCAACCAGCGGCACGGTCTCCGCCATTGGCACGATCACCGAGACCATCGGGGCGATGGATCAGATCACCACGACGATCGCGGCGGCGGTGGAGGAGCAGCAGCTTTCGACGCGCGAGATTTCGCGGGCGATCGCGGAAGCCAACGGCCATGCCGATACCGCGCGCAGCTCGATCATCGATGTCGATCGCGCGGCGACCGGAACCGGCAGGTCGGCCGGGCAGGTCGACGAAGCCACCCAGCGGCTCGCCGGCAGTTCCGCCAGCATCGACGGCGCCCTCAAGGCTTTCGTCGCCGAAGTGCGGGCGGCCTGA
- a CDS encoding bifunctional riboflavin kinase/FAD synthetase, which translates to MPLILPPQRPSPAFPVLAQATPMPDTLAGGVIAIGNFDGVHRGHQYVIEQTVGLARRLGRKALVLTFEPHPRAFFQPDRPLFRLADGPTKIRLLAALGLDAVAIAGFDKAFAALSAEDFVTQVLVGWLKAAHVVIGQDFHYGAARAGNAQSLIEAGIVHGFDVTRMTALCDGEATVSSTAIRDALMSGRIEDANALLGHAWFISTEVIHGDKRGRTLGYPTANLRLDPNSQLAHGIYAVKLGLDGIWHDAVASFGRRPTFDNGAPLLEVHVFDFSGDLYGREVDVAFAGYIREELKFDGLDALIAQMDEDSGKARAILARR; encoded by the coding sequence ATGCCTCTGATCCTGCCGCCCCAGCGGCCATCGCCCGCCTTTCCCGTGCTTGCCCAGGCCACGCCGATGCCGGACACGCTGGCCGGCGGCGTGATCGCGATCGGCAATTTCGACGGGGTTCATCGCGGCCACCAATATGTCATCGAGCAGACGGTGGGGTTGGCCAGGAGGCTCGGCCGCAAAGCTCTGGTGCTCACCTTCGAGCCGCATCCACGGGCTTTTTTCCAGCCGGATCGGCCGCTGTTCCGGCTGGCCGACGGACCAACCAAGATCCGGCTGCTGGCGGCCCTTGGGCTTGATGCGGTGGCGATCGCCGGCTTCGACAAGGCGTTTGCTGCGCTGTCGGCCGAGGACTTCGTCACGCAGGTGCTGGTCGGCTGGCTCAAGGCCGCCCATGTGGTCATCGGCCAGGATTTCCACTATGGCGCGGCGCGCGCCGGCAATGCCCAGAGCCTGATCGAGGCGGGTATCGTCCACGGCTTCGACGTGACCCGCATGACCGCGCTCTGCGACGGCGAGGCGACCGTCTCCTCGACCGCCATCCGCGATGCGCTGATGAGCGGCCGCATCGAGGACGCCAACGCGCTGCTCGGCCACGCCTGGTTCATTTCGACCGAGGTCATCCATGGCGACAAGCGCGGCCGGACGCTCGGCTATCCGACCGCCAATCTCCGGCTCGACCCGAATAGCCAGCTCGCCCATGGCATCTATGCCGTGAAGCTCGGCCTCGACGGTATCTGGCACGACGCGGTCGCCAGTTTCGGCCGGCGGCCGACCTTCGACAATGGCGCGCCGCTTCTGGAAGTCCATGTCTTCGATTTCTCCGGCGATCTCTACGGCCGCGAAGTCGACGTCGCTTTCGCCGGCTATATCCGGGAAGAGCTGAAATTCGACGGACTGGACGCGCTGATCGCCCAGATGGACGAGGACAGCGGCAAGGCGCGCGCCATCCTGGCACGCCGTTGA
- a CDS encoding MaoC family dehydratase — protein sequence MPVRAIRSLAFEDLTLGLSELVFKTVTDQDIVGFADISGDQNPIHLNELYASKTRFGQRIAHGLYTASLISAVIGTRLPGPGAIYMSQTLNFKAPVKIGDVVRIHVEVAELIEGRQRARLACECAVDATVVLDGEAWVRVPSRLELMSAA from the coding sequence ATGCCTGTTCGCGCAATTCGCTCCCTGGCTTTCGAAGACCTGACGCTCGGCCTGTCCGAGTTGGTGTTCAAGACGGTCACCGACCAGGATATCGTCGGTTTCGCCGATATTTCCGGCGACCAGAACCCGATCCACCTGAACGAGCTCTATGCGTCGAAGACCCGTTTCGGCCAGCGCATCGCCCATGGGCTCTATACCGCCAGCCTGATCTCGGCGGTCATCGGGACGCGCCTGCCCGGACCCGGCGCGATCTACATGTCGCAGACGCTGAACTTCAAGGCGCCGGTGAAGATCGGCGATGTCGTGCGCATCCATGTCGAGGTGGCCGAGCTGATCGAGGGACGGCAAAGGGCACGGCTCGCCTGTGAATGCGCGGTCGATGCAACCGTCGTGCTCGACGGCGAAGCCTGGGTAAGGGTTCCCTCGCGCCTCGAACTCATGTCGGCGGCTTGA
- a CDS encoding RidA family protein — protein MPSFFDPPTVHAPAPSYRHGAIHQLTGRRLIISGQVASRPDGTVAEGLEAQFEQAFDNLIAVVKAGGMEIGNLVKVVTLVTVPDAVATFRTVRARKLGSHVCAATYIQVAGLARPDFLVEIEGEAVQD, from the coding sequence ATGCCGAGCTTCTTCGACCCACCGACCGTTCACGCCCCGGCGCCGAGCTATCGCCACGGCGCGATCCACCAGCTCACCGGCCGCCGCCTGATCATTTCCGGCCAGGTCGCGTCCCGTCCCGACGGCACCGTGGCCGAAGGCCTGGAAGCCCAGTTCGAACAGGCTTTCGACAATCTGATCGCCGTCGTCAAAGCCGGCGGCATGGAGATCGGAAACCTGGTCAAGGTCGTCACCCTGGTGACCGTGCCGGACGCCGTCGCGACATTCCGTACCGTCAGGGCGCGCAAGCTCGGCAGCCATGTCTGCGCCGCCACCTATATCCAGGTCGCAGGGCTCGCCCGGCCGGACTTCCTGGTCGAGATCGAGGGCGAGGCCGTGCAGGACTAG
- a CDS encoding EAL domain-containing protein — MPRSGSFFVALCMVTIAVSVAALAYLVANVEAGFSTAIGFGLLLAMVIGHLGSQRSGDRLVVEARLADLTRVTGDVARDMTELARRVERFETMAMDKARAATEPIAEEIGQLGALVKQFAETLQVHEAAIVRATAVAVQPAAALPPVGPLAASLSAAVPATSPDTELPPQAADVPVAAATQAQGANSQRLIETLRQRLDRSDLAPALEAVLPDVFDGLSRAEAVASITAAIDSRRIDLYLQPIVTLPQRKVRWYQASVRLRSADGDLLLPSDYRELAETAGLMPALDVEALGRCIQVVRRLTSRNRDVGLVCDLAGVSLGDAAFSTELVALLDANRALAGSLVLGFRQDAVRNLSPLDIETLGALSDLGFRFAMDGVGDLRIEPRDLAEKGFRQIKVPADLMLARAGAAGAAIHPADLAGLFARYGIDFVVEGIETEPLVVDLLDYEVKFAQGPLFSPPRPVRAEVLSEAAAAPAPQPAPAARAPRSEPRAEPRPAEPQSLGAAALALGAVGAPREARRAGGIGQGLRALIRERS, encoded by the coding sequence ATGCCTCGTTCGGGTTCCTTCTTCGTTGCACTCTGCATGGTGACGATCGCCGTTTCGGTCGCGGCCTTGGCCTATCTTGTCGCCAATGTCGAAGCCGGCTTTTCAACCGCCATCGGGTTCGGCCTGCTGCTCGCCATGGTGATCGGCCATCTCGGCTCGCAGCGTTCCGGCGACCGTCTGGTGGTCGAGGCGAGGCTCGCCGACTTGACCCGTGTGACCGGCGATGTCGCACGCGACATGACCGAGCTGGCGCGCCGGGTCGAACGCTTCGAAACCATGGCGATGGACAAGGCCCGGGCCGCCACCGAGCCGATCGCCGAAGAGATCGGTCAGCTCGGCGCGCTGGTCAAACAATTCGCCGAGACACTGCAGGTCCATGAAGCGGCGATCGTCCGGGCGACGGCGGTGGCCGTCCAGCCGGCCGCAGCGCTCCCGCCGGTCGGCCCGCTCGCCGCCTCGCTTTCGGCGGCGGTGCCGGCAACGTCGCCGGATACCGAGCTGCCGCCGCAGGCCGCCGATGTGCCGGTGGCGGCCGCCACGCAGGCGCAAGGCGCGAACTCGCAGCGCCTGATCGAGACGCTTCGCCAGCGTCTCGACCGGTCGGATCTGGCGCCGGCCCTCGAGGCCGTGCTGCCCGACGTCTTTGACGGGCTGTCGCGGGCCGAGGCTGTCGCGTCGATCACCGCCGCGATCGACAGCCGGCGCATCGATCTCTACCTGCAGCCGATCGTGACTTTGCCGCAGCGCAAGGTGCGCTGGTACCAGGCTTCGGTCCGGCTGCGCAGCGCCGACGGCGACCTGCTCCTGCCGTCGGACTATCGCGAACTGGCTGAAACCGCCGGCTTGATGCCGGCGCTCGATGTCGAGGCGCTCGGCCGTTGCATCCAGGTGGTCCGCCGGCTGACCTCGCGCAATCGCGATGTCGGGCTCGTCTGCGACCTGGCTGGTGTCTCGCTTGGCGACGCGGCCTTCTCCACCGAGCTTGTCGCTTTGCTCGACGCCAACCGGGCACTGGCCGGTTCGCTTGTGCTCGGCTTCCGGCAGGACGCGGTGCGCAACCTGTCGCCGCTCGATATCGAGACGCTCGGCGCGCTATCCGATCTCGGTTTCCGTTTCGCCATGGATGGTGTCGGCGACCTGCGCATCGAACCGCGCGACCTCGCCGAAAAAGGCTTCCGCCAGATCAAGGTCCCGGCCGATCTCATGCTGGCCCGCGCCGGCGCGGCGGGCGCGGCGATCCATCCAGCCGATCTTGCCGGCCTGTTCGCCCGTTATGGCATCGATTTTGTCGTCGAGGGAATCGAGACCGAGCCGCTGGTGGTCGACCTGCTCGACTATGAGGTGAAATTCGCGCAAGGCCCGCTGTTCTCGCCGCCACGCCCGGTGCGCGCCGAGGTTCTCAGCGAGGCCGCTGCGGCACCGGCGCCACAGCCCGCTCCGGCCGCGCGCGCGCCAAGGTCCGAGCCGCGTGCCGAGCCGCGCCCGGCCGAACCGCAGTCGCTCGGCGCCGCGGCGCTGGCGCTTGGAGCCGTTGGCGCGCCGCGCGAAGCGCGCCGGGCCGGCGGCATCGGCCAGGGATTGCGGGCGCTCATCCGCGAACGCTCCTGA